In the Hordeum vulgare subsp. vulgare chromosome 7H, MorexV3_pseudomolecules_assembly, whole genome shotgun sequence genome, one interval contains:
- the LOC123408518 gene encoding uncharacterized protein LOC123408518, with the protein MRVRRWSISAALSAKEAKLAELHLDLNLLPLLVAMRRSSSISPYIIVVEPSTAARASHSVAVSSASIHVAPSSSLSPPLFSPYPPPPVFSPSSLHFTECRHQTAADGLAGLACLGADPYNLRAVPGPEGCVGGLARHGPTNNRAHAYRATSDTIVVGPARLARTEPANVVQSDPSILAVCGQTKRTGGLVPLFCSLDPGWIGAASASATTSNSIAGEPEPVLAAQPSPQALPPASAMNPAAAVARGSHLLPSPRPQSLEERILHGELLVEPRHVAILRVHVRHAPAGIGNGSVLCFYESLMPHLGGSTGASSSSDPKPQLWTPAVSVAPWPPALQALPPRAASNCEIRLSSRKMKPRPSL; encoded by the exons ATGAGGGTGCGAAGGTGGTCGATCTCGGCGGCGTTGAGCGCCAAAGAGGCGAAACTGGCGGAGCTCCATCTGGACCTCAACCTTCTCCCTCTGCTGGTCGCCATGAGGCGCTCCTCCTCCATCTCGCCCTACATCATCGTCGTGGAGCCCTCTACCGCCGCTAGGGCCTCCCACAGTGTCGCGGTCTCCTCCGCCTCCATCCATGTCGCCCCCTCTTCCTCTCTATCCCCGCCCCTCTTCTCCCCCTACCCGCCCCCGCCAGTCTTCTCCCCGTCCAGCCTCCACTTCACGGAGTGCCGCCATCAGACTGCCGCGGACGG GCTAGCCGGCCTGGCGTGCCTAGGGGCCGACCCGTATAACCTCCGTGCCGTGCCTGGACCGGAAGGCTGCGTCGGTGGACTGGCCCGGCATGGGCCGACTAATAATCGGGCCCACGCGTACCGCGCCACGTCTGACACGATTGTGGTGGGCCCAGCCCGTTTGGCCAGGACTGAACCAGCCAACGTGGTTCAGTCAGATCCATCAATCCTGGCCGTCTGTGGTCAGACCAAACGAACGGGAGGCCTCGTTCCCCTCTTCTGTAGCCTCGATCCAGGTTGGATCGGAGCAGCGTCGGCGAGCGCCACCACGAG caACAGCATCGCGGGAGAGCCCGAGCCAGTTCTCGCCGCCCAACCGTCGCCTCAAGCTCTGCCTCCTGCTTCGGCAATGAATCCAGCAGCAGCCGTCGCCCGCGGGTCGCACCTTCTCCCGTCCCCACGCCCACAATCCCTAGAAGAGAGGATCCTGCACGGCGAGCTCCTCGTCGAGCCTCGCCACGTAGCCATCTTGAGGGTACACGTGCGCCATGCACCTGCAG GAATTGGGAACGGCTCCGTGCTCTGTTTCTATGAGAGCTTGATGCCGCACCTTGGAGGATCCACGGGAGCGTCGTCCTCCTCAGATCCGAAGCCTCAACTCTGGACCCCCGCCGTCTCCGTTGCTCCCTGGCCTCCCGCCCTGCAAGCCTTGCCGCCGCGTGCTGCATCTAATTGTGAGATCCGCTTGAGTTCAAGGAAGATGAAGCCTCGGCCATCGCTTTAG